The following proteins are encoded in a genomic region of Longimicrobiaceae bacterium:
- a CDS encoding N(G),N(G)-dimethylarginine dimethylaminohydrolase, whose product MLIALTHAVPPSITHCELTHLGREAIDVARATEQHHRYEEALRELGCTVERLPPTPDLPDSVFVEDTAVVLPELAIIARPGAESRRAEVAAVAEALRPYRTLACIESPGTLDGGDVLCVGSRVYVGESDRTNAEGIRQLGDVVSAFGYVVQPVTLSGCLHLKTAVTQVARNTLLLNPDWIDVGVFDGLDRIEVHPAEPFAANALRVGAVLLHPAAFPRTRQRLEKRGFAVRTVEADELAKAEAGLTCCSILVPV is encoded by the coding sequence ATGCTGATCGCGCTCACGCATGCCGTCCCGCCGAGCATCACCCACTGCGAGCTCACGCACCTGGGCCGTGAGGCCATCGACGTCGCGCGTGCGACCGAACAGCACCACCGCTACGAGGAGGCGCTCCGTGAGCTCGGCTGCACGGTCGAGCGGCTGCCTCCCACGCCCGACCTGCCGGATTCCGTGTTCGTGGAAGACACGGCCGTGGTCCTTCCGGAGCTCGCCATCATCGCCCGGCCCGGCGCCGAGTCGCGCCGCGCGGAAGTCGCTGCGGTCGCGGAAGCGCTTCGGCCGTATCGCACTCTTGCCTGCATCGAATCGCCGGGTACCCTGGACGGAGGGGACGTGCTGTGCGTGGGCTCCCGCGTCTATGTCGGAGAATCGGATCGGACCAACGCTGAAGGAATCCGGCAACTCGGAGACGTCGTGTCCGCCTTCGGGTACGTGGTTCAACCCGTCACCCTCTCCGGTTGTCTGCACCTGAAAACCGCGGTCACTCAGGTCGCCCGGAACACGCTGCTCCTGAACCCGGACTGGATCGATGTCGGCGTGTTCGACGGGCTCGATCGCATCGAGGTGCACCCGGCAGAACCGTTCGCGGCGAATGCGCTGCGGGTTGGAGCGGTACTGCTCCATCCGGCCGCGTTTCCGCGGACCCGGCAGCGCCTGGAGAAGCGGGGCTTCGCCGTACGCACGGTGGAAGCAGACGAGCTGGCCAAGGCAGAGGCGGGTCTGACGTGCTGCAGCATCCTGGTTCCGGTGTGA